Proteins from a single region of Methanoculleus horonobensis:
- a CDS encoding ArsR/SmtB family transcription factor, protein MAGGEEYQETSLPLPPGVEESLCQCGGIAGLVDQLPDDALLERESGVHRALGDPLRLKILMMLSVQPLCVCIVKAVLGIADSKLSYHLGVLKKANLITGEAQGNWIIYRLTTEGEAWAQQIVDDDGS, encoded by the coding sequence ATGGCAGGAGGCGAAGAGTATCAGGAGACATCCCTGCCCCTCCCTCCCGGAGTCGAAGAGTCGCTCTGTCAGTGTGGCGGGATTGCAGGGCTCGTAGATCAGTTGCCGGACGATGCGTTGCTTGAGCGGGAGAGCGGCGTCCACCGCGCGCTCGGTGATCCGCTTCGTCTCAAGATTCTCATGATGCTCTCCGTGCAGCCGCTCTGCGTCTGCATCGTCAAGGCGGTGCTCGGCATTGCAGACTCGAAACTCTCCTACCACCTCGGTGTCCTGAAGAAAGCGAACCTGATCACCGGCGAGGCACAGGGGAACTGGATCATCTACCGCCTGACGACCGAAGGTGAAGCGTGGGCGCAACAGATCGTGGATGACGATGGAAGTTGA
- a CDS encoding permease: MDAASNLITAGEFFVVIAGELILLFVGITFLVGLLQAYIPEERIRSVLAGRRQGVGNVLSAGFGAFTPFCSCSTIPILLGLLDIGVPFGVCMSFLLASPLLNPVILALLVALVGIVPTAIYAALTFTAAVVIGWLLGRLGYARYVKDVMVESRPEPCGCNSSHGTRIRGAFSFAVRLFRQVFPYLILGAGIGAFIYGFIPGDLIVSLAGPDNPLAIPVAAVIGIPMYIRAETLIPVSAVLLEKGMGIGAVMALIIGGAGASIPEVTLLAAIFERRLVAAFVAVILGVAVLAGAAFQVLAVI; this comes from the coding sequence ATGGATGCCGCTTCGAACCTGATCACCGCCGGAGAGTTCTTCGTCGTCATTGCCGGGGAACTGATCCTGCTCTTTGTCGGGATCACCTTCCTGGTCGGGCTGCTGCAGGCCTACATCCCGGAAGAGCGGATCCGAAGCGTGCTTGCCGGGAGGCGGCAGGGTGTCGGGAATGTCCTTTCTGCCGGGTTCGGAGCGTTCACCCCGTTCTGCTCCTGCTCGACGATCCCGATCCTGCTCGGCCTCCTCGACATCGGGGTCCCGTTCGGCGTCTGCATGTCGTTCCTGCTCGCCTCCCCGCTCCTGAACCCGGTGATCCTCGCCCTTCTCGTGGCGCTGGTGGGAATCGTCCCGACCGCCATCTACGCCGCCCTTACCTTCACGGCCGCGGTCGTCATAGGCTGGCTCCTCGGACGGCTCGGCTACGCCCGCTACGTGAAAGACGTCATGGTCGAAAGCCGGCCGGAACCGTGCGGCTGCAACAGCAGCCACGGGACGCGGATTCGCGGTGCGTTCTCCTTCGCCGTCCGTCTCTTCCGGCAGGTCTTCCCCTACCTCATCCTCGGAGCGGGGATCGGGGCGTTCATCTACGGGTTCATCCCCGGAGACCTGATCGTCTCTCTCGCGGGGCCGGACAACCCCCTCGCCATCCCGGTCGCGGCGGTCATCGGCATCCCGATGTACATCCGGGCGGAGACGCTCATTCCCGTGAGCGCCGTCCTCCTCGAGAAGGGGATGGGCATCGGCGCCGTGATGGCACTGATCATCGGCGGTGCAGGAGCGAGCATCCCGGAGGTGACGCTGCTCGCCGCGATCTTCGAGCGGAGACTGGTCGCCGCGTTCGTCGCGGTCATCCTCGGCGTCGCCGTCCTCGCCGGCGCGGCCTTCCAGGTCCTCGCCGTCATCTGA
- a CDS encoding permease — protein sequence MIEILIGALASGLAAVLDYLSAHVLTCLVPAFFIAGAIAAFVKKDAILKYFSPDAPRHISYGIASVSGTVLAVCSCTILPIFAGILKKGSGIGPATTFLFAGPAINILAIIYTAWVLGFDLGIARAVSAVLLAIVIGLAMALIFRSTDVETLKRKAMAPSVAGACEEEKPRWVTPAFFALLVGVLVFGASPLDWTLRLSIVYILTLAIAILLIYYFDRDEVTDWGMETWDLTKKIFPILIAGTFLVGIIAFFLPPETFQPYFGNNSLGANFLAAVVGMILYMPTLLEVPIIGTTFGYTSGHMAAGPALALLLAGPTISLPSVLVISRIVGAKKTAAYVGLVVVFATIAGFLYGNGMLLI from the coding sequence ATGATCGAGATACTCATCGGCGCTCTTGCGTCGGGGCTCGCGGCAGTGCTCGACTACCTCTCGGCGCACGTCCTCACCTGCCTGGTCCCGGCGTTCTTCATCGCCGGCGCCATCGCGGCTTTCGTCAAGAAGGATGCGATCCTGAAGTACTTCAGCCCGGACGCACCCAGGCACATCTCTTACGGGATCGCATCGGTCTCGGGGACGGTTCTTGCCGTCTGCAGCTGCACCATCCTCCCGATATTCGCCGGGATCCTCAAGAAAGGGAGCGGGATCGGTCCGGCAACGACGTTCCTCTTTGCCGGCCCCGCCATCAACATCCTCGCGATCATCTACACCGCATGGGTGCTCGGCTTCGACCTGGGTATTGCCCGGGCAGTCTCGGCGGTTCTGCTCGCCATCGTCATCGGGCTTGCCATGGCGCTGATCTTCCGGTCGACGGACGTCGAGACCCTGAAGCGGAAGGCGATGGCGCCGAGCGTCGCCGGGGCGTGCGAGGAGGAGAAGCCGCGCTGGGTCACGCCGGCGTTCTTCGCCCTCCTCGTCGGGGTGCTGGTCTTCGGGGCCTCGCCGCTCGACTGGACGCTCCGGCTCTCGATCGTCTACATCCTCACCCTCGCGATCGCCATCCTGCTCATCTACTACTTCGACCGGGACGAGGTGACCGACTGGGGGATGGAGACCTGGGATCTCACGAAGAAGATCTTTCCGATCCTGATCGCCGGGACCTTCCTCGTCGGGATCATCGCCTTCTTCCTCCCGCCCGAGACCTTCCAGCCCTACTTCGGGAACAACTCGCTCGGCGCGAACTTCCTTGCGGCCGTTGTCGGGATGATCCTCTACATGCCGACGCTGCTTGAAGTCCCGATCATCGGCACGACGTTCGGCTACACCAGCGGGCACATGGCCGCAGGGCCGGCGCTCGCCCTCCTGCTCGCGGGCCCGACGATCAGCCTCCCCTCCGTCCTCGTCATCTCCCGGATCGTCGGGGCGAAGAAGACGGCAGCCTACGTGGGGCTGGTGGTCGTCTTCGCGACCATCGCCGGGTTCCTGTACGGGAACGGGATGCTGCTTATCTAG
- a CDS encoding thioredoxin family protein: MKIEVLGTGCAKCKRLAKNVEAAIKDLGIEAELVKVDDITEIMDRGVMLTPALAVDGELKVSGRVADVKEIKEILQG, from the coding sequence ATGAAGATTGAAGTGCTCGGAACCGGCTGCGCCAAGTGCAAGCGGCTTGCAAAGAACGTTGAAGCGGCAATCAAGGACCTCGGCATCGAGGCCGAACTCGTCAAGGTCGACGACATCACCGAGATCATGGACCGCGGCGTGATGCTGACCCCCGCCCTCGCCGTCGACGGCGAACTGAAGGTCTCCGGCCGGGTGGCGGACGTCAAAGAGATCAAGGAGATCCTGCAGGGGTGA
- a CDS encoding thioredoxin family protein: MVLVEIFGTGCARCKRMNRNVEIAVGELEIDAEIRKIESLDAMIERGVMLTPALYVDGEAKVVGHVPCVEDIKQILLGEK, translated from the coding sequence ATGGTGCTGGTTGAAATCTTCGGAACCGGCTGCGCCAGGTGCAAGCGGATGAACCGGAACGTCGAGATCGCGGTCGGGGAGCTCGAGATCGATGCGGAGATCCGCAAGATCGAGAGCCTCGATGCGATGATCGAGCGGGGCGTGATGCTGACGCCGGCGCTCTACGTCGACGGCGAGGCCAAGGTCGTCGGCCACGTCCCCTGCGTCGAGGATATCAAACAGATATTGCTTGGAGAGAAGTGA
- a CDS encoding putative zinc-binding protein has translation MTEQNTPRCACESGIEPEGGTKRIIFACAGASKAGQLTNEAAVRLTKEGYGKIACTASLAVSTPSITKKVEAADEVVVIDGCPVGCARQIAEKAGITPDQEIVVTDLGIEKGGGLDLSEEDVETVVSAAWEGKGRTEEEKGRRPSGGCGCGCGGSMDTLVIEWRHIGRDIENTCERCGATGRAVMDVVEQIRPILEEEGIAVRVVETVLENEAITESNSILFNGVALEILIEGMEVTSTPCASCSCITGQDDVECRAVEYNGERYESIPPELIARAALKALGLE, from the coding sequence ATGACGGAACAGAACACACCCCGGTGCGCCTGTGAATCCGGGATAGAGCCGGAAGGCGGAACGAAACGGATCATCTTCGCCTGCGCCGGCGCATCGAAGGCCGGACAGCTCACAAACGAGGCCGCTGTCCGGTTGACGAAGGAAGGATACGGGAAGATCGCCTGCACGGCCTCCCTCGCCGTCTCTACACCCTCGATCACGAAGAAGGTCGAGGCGGCGGACGAGGTGGTCGTCATCGACGGCTGCCCGGTCGGCTGCGCCCGCCAGATCGCTGAGAAGGCAGGCATCACGCCCGACCAGGAGATCGTGGTCACGGACCTCGGGATCGAGAAAGGCGGGGGCCTCGACCTCTCCGAAGAGGACGTCGAGACGGTCGTCTCCGCCGCCTGGGAGGGCAAAGGGAGAACGGAGGAGGAGAAGGGGCGCAGGCCGTCCGGTGGATGCGGCTGTGGTTGCGGGGGCTCGATGGATACTCTCGTCATCGAATGGCGGCATATCGGAAGAGACATCGAGAACACCTGCGAGCGGTGCGGCGCGACCGGGCGGGCGGTGATGGACGTCGTCGAGCAGATCCGCCCCATCCTCGAGGAAGAAGGCATCGCGGTCCGGGTTGTCGAGACGGTTCTCGAGAACGAGGCGATAACGGAGTCGAACAGCATCCTCTTCAACGGCGTGGCGCTCGAGATCCTCATCGAAGGCATGGAGGTTACCAGCACGCCCTGTGCCTCCTGCTCCTGCATCACCGGGCAGGACGACGTCGAGTGTCGTGCGGTCGAGTATAACGGCGAGCGTTACGAGTCGATCCCGCCGGAGCTGATCGCCCGGGCGGCGCTGAAGGCGCTCGGGCTGGAGTGA
- a CDS encoding ABC transporter ATP-binding protein, translating into MIKENSDDPSAGGPNVIEVENLTKTFGAVTAVDRVSFEVRRGEIFGFLGPNGAGKTTTTRMLTGVVPMDGGSVRIFGHDILKEPVQAKQRFGVVPETSNAYVELTAWQNLMLMGDLYGLDRAHSERRSRELLETLGLYGRRDQKVRGYSKGMKQRLVLAMALLHEPELLFLDEPTSGLDVQSTQMILVLLRELNTDGTTIFLTTHNMEEANRLCDRIGIIRAGKIVAIDAPERLKTAIDRMHRLEVSFDRPVPADALAGLDGVAEAYRTGDKWRIVTEDPDLVIRSLVAFSGDCSAAILTLNTLAPSLDEVFLRLTGEEQP; encoded by the coding sequence GTGATCAAAGAGAACAGTGACGATCCGTCGGCCGGTGGGCCGAACGTAATCGAGGTCGAGAACCTCACGAAGACTTTCGGCGCCGTCACTGCCGTGGACCGCGTCTCGTTCGAGGTTCGGCGGGGCGAGATCTTCGGGTTCCTCGGGCCGAACGGCGCCGGGAAGACCACCACCACGCGGATGCTCACCGGCGTCGTCCCGATGGACGGCGGGAGCGTGAGGATCTTCGGCCACGATATCCTGAAGGAACCGGTCCAGGCGAAACAGCGGTTCGGCGTCGTGCCCGAGACCTCGAACGCCTACGTCGAGCTCACCGCGTGGCAGAACCTCATGCTGATGGGCGACCTCTACGGGCTCGACCGCGCCCACTCGGAGCGGCGCTCACGCGAACTCCTCGAAACCCTCGGTCTCTACGGGAGGAGGGACCAGAAGGTGCGGGGCTACTCGAAGGGGATGAAACAGCGGCTCGTTCTCGCCATGGCGCTCCTCCACGAGCCCGAGCTCCTCTTCCTCGACGAACCGACGAGCGGGCTCGACGTGCAGAGCACGCAGATGATCCTCGTCCTCCTGCGCGAGCTGAACACGGACGGAACCACCATCTTTCTGACCACCCACAACATGGAGGAGGCGAACCGGCTCTGTGACCGCATAGGCATCATCCGGGCCGGAAAGATCGTCGCGATCGATGCCCCCGAGAGGCTGAAGACGGCGATCGACCGCATGCACCGGCTTGAGGTGAGCTTCGACCGGCCGGTGCCCGCCGACGCCCTCGCGGGACTCGACGGCGTGGCCGAAGCGTACCGGACGGGGGATAAGTGGCGGATCGTTACGGAGGATCCGGATCTCGTCATCCGGTCGCTCGTGGCCTTCAGCGGCGATTGCAGTGCGGCGATCCTCACCTTAAATACCCTCGCCCCGTCGCTCGACGAGGTCTTCCTGCGGCTGACCGGGGAGGAGCAACCGTGA
- a CDS encoding ABC transporter permease: MNPAAYGEQARRAWAIARKDIRVYYLKGPVLIFGIFMPVFLFLAFFLGGRDLPLAFLLSGLVGMTLFFTATAVSPAIFPWEGQARTLERLAACPVTIEAIVLGDMIASVLFGIGVTAVTILLALGLGLPLLHGIVLGIAVLIAACCFSAIGVLLAVPPTNVPSNIMMLSTLLKFPLVFISGIFVPLEQMPAWGLMLAACSPLTYFTDVVRYAFSGAHHFPVVVDIAALTLFALVFTAAAMYLHRRSMPRRI; the protein is encoded by the coding sequence GTGAACCCGGCGGCGTACGGTGAGCAGGCGCGGCGGGCTTGGGCGATTGCGAGGAAAGACATCCGCGTCTACTACCTCAAGGGCCCGGTGCTCATCTTCGGGATCTTCATGCCGGTCTTCCTCTTCCTCGCCTTCTTCCTGGGCGGCCGGGACCTCCCGCTCGCGTTCCTCCTCTCCGGGCTCGTGGGGATGACCCTCTTCTTCACCGCGACCGCCGTCTCGCCGGCGATCTTCCCCTGGGAAGGGCAGGCAAGGACGCTCGAACGCCTTGCCGCCTGCCCCGTCACCATCGAGGCGATCGTCCTCGGGGACATGATTGCCTCCGTCCTCTTCGGGATCGGGGTCACGGCGGTCACCATTCTCCTCGCGCTCGGGCTCGGCCTGCCCCTCCTGCACGGCATCGTGCTTGGCATTGCCGTCCTCATCGCTGCATGCTGCTTCTCGGCAATCGGCGTCCTCCTTGCCGTCCCCCCGACGAACGTGCCCTCGAACATCATGATGCTCTCCACCCTCCTGAAGTTCCCGCTCGTCTTCATATCCGGCATCTTCGTCCCCCTGGAGCAGATGCCGGCGTGGGGGCTCATGCTTGCGGCCTGCTCGCCGCTCACCTACTTCACGGACGTCGTCCGCTACGCGTTTTCCGGCGCACACCACTTCCCGGTGGTGGTCGATATTGCGGCGCTCACGCTCTTTGCCCTGGTCTTCACCGCCGCCGCGATGTACCTGCACAGGCGGAGCATGCCGCGGAGGATCTGA
- a CDS encoding DUF2703 domain-containing protein, which yields MKKELVIEWKHAEGNIEKTPEEFEETGMTLAAVLAEIRMLLEMEGVGVRVVETVLPDDAAAESESLLFNGIPVEQLLEGVEVTATACACASCESCETCGEEEAECRTLRYNGEEYEAIPPELIGRAAAKALEME from the coding sequence ATGAAGAAGGAACTCGTCATCGAATGGAAGCACGCTGAAGGGAACATCGAAAAGACCCCTGAGGAGTTCGAGGAGACCGGGATGACGCTTGCGGCGGTCCTCGCGGAGATCCGGATGCTCCTTGAGATGGAGGGGGTCGGCGTCCGGGTGGTCGAGACGGTCCTCCCCGACGATGCCGCCGCAGAGTCGGAGTCCCTCCTCTTCAACGGGATCCCGGTCGAGCAGCTCCTCGAAGGGGTCGAGGTGACCGCGACGGCCTGTGCCTGTGCATCATGTGAATCCTGCGAGACCTGCGGGGAGGAGGAGGCGGAGTGCCGGACGCTCCGCTACAACGGCGAGGAGTACGAGGCGATCCCGCCGGAACTGATCGGTCGGGCCGCCGCAAAAGCGCTCGAGATGGAGTGA
- a CDS encoding ABC transporter substrate-binding protein, producing the protein MVAITRRCHLLLTLLCICGVLLCTSAACTTVRGTDSPAESRTITDMAGRTVAVPSEIESIACTSPPSTMLVYMVAPDRLAGWNFAPEEGYIPERYMALPVVGGWFGKETGNYETFISMHPDIVVEGYTTDGGAAHVTVAERQQKMGSIPVVAVEDTTNATRYSGPIRFMGGLLGEEEQAEAMIAFYEGVLATVTERVASIPDDERVAVYYAEGPKGLMTDPSGSPHAELIDLCGGRNVAECAITPGMGMTEVSMEQVIAWNPDVVLVHDPGFYATVRTDPLWQEITAVKTGRVYLIPQTAFCWFDRPPGINRIVGIPWTAKVLYPDLFADMDLESLVREYHETFIHVSLSDDRIREILNP; encoded by the coding sequence GTGGTAGCCATTACAAGACGTTGTCATCTTCTGCTCACCCTCCTCTGCATCTGCGGGGTGCTCCTCTGCACCTCCGCCGCCTGCACGACCGTCCGGGGGACGGATTCCCCTGCGGAAAGCCGCACGATCACCGATATGGCGGGCCGGACCGTCGCCGTCCCGTCGGAGATCGAGAGCATCGCCTGCACCTCGCCGCCGTCGACGATGCTCGTCTACATGGTCGCGCCCGACCGGCTCGCGGGCTGGAACTTCGCGCCCGAAGAGGGCTACATCCCCGAGCGGTACATGGCACTCCCGGTCGTCGGGGGCTGGTTCGGGAAAGAGACCGGCAACTACGAGACCTTCATCTCGATGCACCCCGACATCGTCGTCGAGGGCTACACCACCGACGGCGGGGCGGCGCACGTCACCGTCGCGGAGCGGCAGCAGAAGATGGGTTCCATCCCGGTCGTCGCCGTCGAGGACACCACCAACGCCACCCGCTACTCGGGTCCCATCAGGTTCATGGGCGGCCTCCTCGGGGAAGAGGAGCAGGCCGAAGCGATGATCGCCTTCTACGAGGGCGTGCTCGCCACGGTGACGGAGCGGGTGGCCTCGATCCCCGACGACGAGCGGGTGGCGGTCTACTATGCCGAGGGGCCGAAAGGGCTCATGACCGACCCCTCGGGTTCGCCCCATGCCGAACTCATCGACCTCTGTGGCGGGAGGAACGTCGCCGAATGCGCGATTACGCCGGGAATGGGGATGACGGAGGTCTCGATGGAGCAGGTCATCGCCTGGAACCCGGACGTCGTTCTGGTCCACGACCCGGGATTCTACGCCACGGTCCGGACCGACCCTCTCTGGCAGGAGATCACCGCCGTGAAGACGGGCCGGGTCTACCTCATCCCGCAGACGGCTTTCTGCTGGTTCGACCGTCCGCCCGGGATCAACCGGATCGTCGGGATCCCCTGGACCGCCAAAGTCCTGTATCCGGACCTCTTCGCGGATATGGATCTCGAATCCCTCGTCCGTGAGTACCACGAGACCTTCATTCACGTATCGCTTTCCGACGACCGGATCCGGGAGATCCTGAACCCCTGA
- a CDS encoding class I SAM-dependent methyltransferase, whose amino-acid sequence MGYVPGRFDRDGAEDMDRIAKTIFAPIYPVIAQQIIERCGISRGRCLDIGSGPGSLGIALAQASALAVTLLDSSPEMIAIAGGNVREAGLSGRVALLSGDVHEIPLPDRSVDLAVSRGSLFFWEDLPRAFSEIHRVLAPGGTAYVGGGFGTAELRDTIAATMERANPDWRSFRDRNLGADNRERVAGILAALGFRHRLVSDDSGFWVVMEKEG is encoded by the coding sequence ATGGGATACGTACCAGGCAGATTCGACCGCGACGGGGCGGAGGATATGGACCGGATTGCAAAGACGATCTTCGCCCCGATCTATCCGGTGATTGCGCAGCAGATAATCGAGCGGTGCGGGATCTCCCGCGGCAGGTGCCTTGATATCGGCAGCGGCCCCGGCTCGCTCGGGATCGCCCTTGCGCAGGCGAGCGCGTTAGCGGTCACGCTCCTCGACTCCTCCCCGGAGATGATCGCCATTGCAGGAGGGAACGTCCGGGAGGCCGGGCTTTCGGGGCGCGTCGCGCTTCTATCGGGCGACGTCCACGAGATCCCACTTCCCGATAGGTCCGTCGATCTCGCGGTCAGCCGCGGTTCGCTCTTCTTCTGGGAGGATCTCCCCCGTGCGTTCTCCGAGATCCACCGGGTTCTCGCACCGGGCGGGACGGCCTACGTCGGGGGCGGGTTCGGTACGGCCGAACTCCGGGACACCATCGCAGCCACGATGGAGAGGGCGAACCCGGACTGGAGGAGTTTCCGGGACAGGAACCTCGGCGCGGATAACCGGGAGCGGGTCGCCGGGATCCTCGCGGCCCTCGGGTTCCGTCACCGGCTCGTCAGCGACGACTCGGGGTTCTGGGTTGTGATGGAGAAGGAGGGTTGA
- a CDS encoding radical SAM protein has protein sequence MRCSICENRCAVPPGGVGRCRMYTNEGEAIVERFPDRYIAVMPIAIETMPICHYHPRGTFLQASGIGCTFSCGGCISETIAFHAEAVSGALRHIPSDALVKRALKEGCRGIAFCLNDPTAMHQTFLRVARAAHDAGLLVGCATNGYYTEESLRDLAPVVDFANIGLKGASDARYRACGALSAEPAFRTVKTLHEAGVHVEVSCIHARGCDDEIRAAAARVAEISPDIPFLVMRFIPFGDEPPEREPTIAESERICDDLRRTLRYVYLFNSPGTGYLDTACPSCGKTVVRREFFGPMGARTIAIPPDARCSCGCSLPVTGSVAETPYAEPGMMGGYRFTRALEMVHAVLVCLGVESDADLARIWAGVIRDDYIRDLHGKIQTIDGYLDLVRELGERAGRTGAAERLAGYIGDRVAAVSSAVEGCRRPRVYYSMGSPLFALNADRFEMDLVEAAGGDPVNHGIVRAGKPGVNITPEEFAAFNPEYIFISGFLSAPASDYIAACRRMGLSADAVEHSRVYTLPPGWDFGNPRWVLGLSAIAGTLHPERAVFDLAAEQDRFYRTFYGTDAAAITGNRSFYRP, from the coding sequence ATGCGCTGCTCAATCTGCGAGAACCGCTGCGCCGTCCCGCCCGGGGGCGTCGGGCGGTGCAGGATGTATACGAACGAGGGCGAAGCGATCGTCGAGCGGTTTCCCGACCGCTACATCGCAGTCATGCCGATCGCGATCGAGACGATGCCGATCTGCCACTACCACCCCCGTGGGACGTTCCTGCAGGCGAGCGGTATCGGATGCACCTTCTCCTGCGGGGGGTGCATATCCGAGACGATCGCCTTCCACGCGGAGGCGGTCTCCGGGGCCCTCAGGCATATCCCGTCCGACGCTCTGGTCAAGCGCGCCTTAAAAGAGGGGTGCCGGGGGATAGCCTTCTGCCTCAACGACCCGACCGCCATGCACCAGACCTTCCTCCGGGTGGCCCGGGCTGCGCACGACGCCGGCCTCCTCGTTGGGTGCGCGACGAACGGCTACTACACGGAGGAGTCCCTCCGCGACCTCGCGCCCGTCGTCGACTTCGCGAACATCGGGCTGAAAGGAGCGTCGGATGCGCGTTACCGTGCGTGCGGTGCGCTCTCGGCGGAACCGGCCTTCCGGACGGTGAAGACCCTTCACGAAGCAGGCGTCCATGTCGAGGTCTCCTGCATCCACGCCCGGGGGTGCGACGACGAGATCCGGGCCGCGGCCGCCCGGGTTGCGGAGATCTCCCCCGATATCCCGTTCCTCGTCATGCGGTTCATTCCGTTCGGCGACGAACCGCCGGAGAGGGAACCGACGATTGCGGAGTCGGAGCGGATCTGCGACGATCTGCGGCGGACACTCCGCTACGTCTACCTCTTCAACTCGCCCGGGACCGGGTACCTCGATACGGCGTGCCCGTCCTGCGGGAAGACCGTCGTCCGGCGGGAGTTCTTCGGGCCGATGGGGGCGCGGACGATCGCGATCCCGCCGGATGCCCGGTGCTCCTGCGGTTGTTCTCTCCCCGTGACCGGGAGCGTCGCGGAGACGCCCTACGCCGAGCCGGGGATGATGGGCGGTTACCGGTTCACCCGGGCGCTGGAGATGGTTCACGCCGTCCTGGTCTGCCTCGGTGTCGAGTCCGATGCCGACCTCGCCCGTATCTGGGCCGGGGTCATCCGGGACGACTACATCCGGGACCTCCACGGGAAGATCCAGACAATAGACGGCTACCTTGATCTCGTCCGTGAACTCGGGGAGCGGGCCGGCCGCACCGGGGCGGCGGAGAGGCTGGCCGGCTACATCGGCGACCGGGTGGCGGCGGTCTCGTCGGCGGTCGAGGGCTGCCGCCGGCCGCGGGTCTACTACTCAATGGGGTCGCCGCTCTTTGCCCTGAACGCCGACCGGTTCGAGATGGACCTCGTGGAAGCGGCCGGCGGCGACCCCGTTAACCACGGGATCGTCCGGGCCGGAAAACCGGGCGTCAACATAACGCCGGAAGAGTTCGCCGCATTCAACCCCGAATATATCTTCATATCCGGGTTCCTCTCGGCACCCGCCTCCGATTACATCGCGGCGTGCCGGAGGATGGGGCTCTCTGCCGACGCCGTCGAACACAGCCGTGTCTACACCCTTCCGCCGGGCTGGGACTTCGGCAACCCCCGCTGGGTGCTCGGCCTCTCTGCCATCGCAGGCACCCTCCACCCGGAGCGTGCCGTCTTCGACCTTGCCGCGGAGCAGGATCGGTTCTACCGGACGTTCTACGGGACCGATGCGGCCGCGATCACGGGGAACCGGTCGTTCTACCGTCCTTAG
- a CDS encoding ABC transporter ATP-binding protein: MILNVNNASFSYDGITKQFEEISLSLRRGEVLSLLGRNGTGKSTLIKCILNILRLQGGEVEINGRRVADMRPEEVARQVGYVPQAHQAVFPFSALDFVLMGRAPHISAFSVPGEEDYEKAEEAFERIGITHLREKSISEISGGESQMVMIARALAQEPSLLILDEPTSHLDIGNQMKTIATIDQLAADGIAILMCTHFPDHAFLISHSAAILNKGRLIAQGRAEDVITKENLREAYGIDICVHYIKEAGRTVCIPMNPCGCRGGGRANTAGTKPHGT; the protein is encoded by the coding sequence ATGATTCTGAACGTCAACAACGCCTCGTTCTCGTACGACGGCATCACAAAACAGTTCGAAGAGATCTCCCTCTCCCTCCGGAGAGGAGAGGTCCTCTCCCTCCTCGGGAGGAACGGGACCGGAAAATCGACCCTGATCAAGTGCATCTTAAACATCCTCAGGCTCCAGGGTGGGGAGGTGGAGATCAACGGCCGCCGGGTCGCCGATATGCGGCCCGAGGAAGTCGCGCGGCAGGTCGGTTACGTCCCCCAGGCCCACCAGGCTGTCTTCCCGTTCTCGGCGCTCGATTTCGTCCTCATGGGGAGAGCCCCCCATATATCGGCCTTCTCGGTTCCGGGCGAAGAGGACTACGAGAAGGCGGAGGAGGCATTTGAGCGGATCGGGATCACCCATCTCCGGGAGAAGTCCATCTCCGAGATATCGGGCGGGGAGTCGCAGATGGTGATGATCGCCCGCGCCCTCGCCCAGGAGCCGTCGCTGCTCATCCTCGACGAACCGACGTCGCATCTCGATATCGGCAACCAGATGAAGACGATAGCGACTATCGACCAGCTCGCCGCCGACGGGATCGCCATCCTGATGTGCACCCACTTCCCCGACCACGCGTTCCTGATCTCGCATTCGGCCGCCATCCTCAATAAAGGCAGGCTGATCGCGCAGGGCCGGGCCGAGGACGTCATCACGAAGGAGAACCTCCGTGAAGCCTACGGGATCGATATCTGCGTCCACTACATCAAGGAGGCCGGGCGGACGGTCTGCATCCCGATGAACCCGTGCGGCTGCCGTGGCGGGGGAAGGGCGAATACCGCCGGGACAAAACCCCACGGCACCTAA